The following coding sequences are from one Ooceraea biroi isolate clonal line C1 chromosome 5, Obir_v5.4, whole genome shotgun sequence window:
- the LOC105281132 gene encoding acetyl-CoA carboxylase isoform X3, with amino-acid sequence MTEQERKDEPNLKEERATPPRKIRHRPSMSQGTVMIQAQNRLQEKDFTVATPEEFVHRFGGTRVINKVLIANNGIAAVKCMRSIRRWSYEMFKNERAVRFVVMVTPEDLKANAEYIKMADQYVPVPGGTNNNNYANVELIVDIALRTQVQAVWAGWGHASENPKLPELLHKNNICFIGPSEKAMWALGDKIASSIVAQTADVPTLPWSGSELKAHYSGKKIKISSELFKKGCVASVEECLAAANKIGFPIMVKASEGGGGKGIRKVENAEEIPTLFRQVQAEIPGSPIFIMKLARCARHLEVQLLADNYGNAISLFGRDCSIQRRHQKIIEEAPAVIAKPEVFEEMEKAAVRLAKMVGYVSAGTVEYLYDTSGRYYFLELNPRLQVEHPCTEMVSDVNLPAAQLQIAMGLPLNHIKDIRLLYGESPWGNSPIDFDQPRHKPQPWGHVIAARITSENPDEGFKPSSGTVQELNFRSSKNVWGYFSVGASGGLHEFADSQFGHCFSWGEDRNQARENLVVALKELSIRGDFRTTVEYLITLLETESFLQNNIDTAWLDLLIAERVQSDKPDVLLAVTCGALHIADRTITAAFAGFQTALEKGQIQASNDLDHVVDIELINDGYKYKVQAAKSGPNSYFLVMNGSYKEVEIHRMSDGGLLLSVDGASFTTYMREEVDRYRIIIGNQTCIFEKDNDPSLLRSPSAGKLINFLVEDGGHVDAGQAYAEIEVMKMIMTVTASEVGSVFYVKRPGAVLEAGTLIAHLELDNPSLVTKAQEYSGQFLAATTPAVPEKLNHLHSKYRDALENTLAGYCLPDPYHLPRLREFIEKFMCSLRDPNLPLLELQEVIATISGRIPISVEKKIRKLMSLYERNITSILAQFPSQQIAAVIDGHAATLSKRAERDVFFLTTQAIVQLVQRYRNGIRGRMKTAVHELLRQYYTVESQFQQGHYDKCVSALIEKYKDDVTTITGMIFSHNQVMKKNILVTMLIDHLWTNEPGLTDELSSTLTELTSLNRTEHSRVALRARQVLIAAHQPAYELRHNQMESIFLSAVDMYGHDFHPENLQKLILSETSIFDILHDFFYHMNRAVCNAALEVYVRRAYISYELTCLQHLELSGEIPLVYFQFVLPSNHPNRQNQSLVDHRAGAMAAFQDLEQFSQYTDEILDLLDDLSSPVPVVSAKLLEAVEAVGSESRHSTSINVSVSAAEAPAAATTTAVTNDESAEPVHILSISVKENGTEDDATMARLFGDWCAKNKDELVSRGIRRVTFAALKRRQFPKFFSFRQRDNFVEDRIYRHLEPGCAFQLELNRMRTYDLEALPTSNQKMHLYLGQAKVAKGQQVTDYRFFIRSIIRHSDLITKEASFDYLHNEGERVLLEAMDELEVAFSHPLAKRTECNHIFLNFVPTVIMDPNRIEESVTSMVLRYGPRLWKLHVRQAEIKMTIRPAPGKPTSNVRLCIANDSGYSIDLHLYTEATDPKTGIIRFESYPPTTANATNWRPGPMHGLPISTPYLTKDYLQAKRFQAQSAGTTYVYDLPDMFRQQLEKLWHKYKEERSVNDNQTPITIPSPVMDVVELVLEGEQLVEQKRLPGENDIGMIAWRLTLYTPEYPDGRDIILIANDLTFMIGSFGVREDLVFYRASEKARQLGCPRIYFAANSGARIGLAEEVKALFRIAWEDENEPEKGFKYIYLTPDDYARLAPFNSVKASLIEDPAGESRYKITDIIGKDGNDVGVENLKYAGLIAGETSRAYDQIITISIVSCRAIGIGAYLLRLGQRVIQIENSHIILTGYKALNAVLGREVYASNNQLGGTQIMHNNGVSHATDARDLDGVATVLKWISYFPKHKGAPLPIISPVQDPIDREITYMPTKTAYDPRWMIEGRHCSESSTWESGFFDRGSWHEIMRPWAQTVVTGRARLGGIPCGIIAVETRTVELHLPADPANLDSEAKTVSQAGQVWFPDSAYKTAQAIQDFGKEELPLFIFANWRGFSGGMKDMYEQIMKFGAYIVDGLRQYCKPVFVYIPPNAELRGGAWAVVDPMINPRFMEMFADNTSKGGVLEPEALVEVKFRQKDIVKTIHRIDPVVHKIKEKLATVNTAEERTELEAQISKREELLEPMYRQAAVHFADLHDTPERMFERNTIQEIIPWKKARRLFYWRLRRRLLEEEIKNDILATQPSLDVRQVGAMLRRWFIEDKGATESYLWDQDEAAACWLEAQRKTDNSVVSRNIMCVKRDAVITRIKEALETCPEIKLDAVLEIAHRLQPAERAELQRTLTQLETRQEHHNDSTVSP; translated from the exons GCCCAGCATGTCGCAGGGTACGGTGATGATTCAAGCACAAAATCGACTACAAGAAAAGGATTTCACTGTTGCGACACCCGAAGAGTTTGTCCATCGTTTCGGAGGCACCAGGGTTATCAACAAG GTGCTAATCGCCAACAATGGTATCGCAGCGGTTAAATGTATGCGATCGATTCGACGATGGTCATACGAGATGTTTAAAAACGAGAGAGCCGTGCGCTTCGTGGTGATGGTCACGCCAGAAGATCTAAAGGCCAATGCAGAGTACATCAAAATGGCAGACCAATACGTGCCTGTACCGGGTGGAACCAACAACAACAACTATGCTAATGTAGAACTGATTGTCGATATCGCGTTACGTACTCAGGTCCAAGCAGTTTGGGCCGGATGGGGCCACGCTTCGGAAAATCCTAAATTGCCGGAACTACTCCACAAAAATAACATCTGCTTTATtg GACCATCCGAGAAGGCTATGTGGGCGTTAGGTGACAAAATCGCGTCCAGTATAGTCGCGCAAACGGCGGATGTACCCACTCTTCCTTGGTCAGGTTCGGAATTAAAAGCACATTATAGCgggaaaaagattaaaatatcgtCGGAACTTTTCAAAAAAGGATGCGTCGCCAGCGTGGAAGAATGTCTAGCGGCGGCTAACAAAATCGGCTTTCCAATCATGGTGAAAGCGAGCGAAGGTGGTGGCGGTAAAGGCATTAGGAAGGTCGAAAACGCTGAGGAAATACCCACCTTGTTTAG GCAGGTGCAGGCCGAAATACCTGGATCGCCGATATTCATTATGAAGCTAGCTAGGTGCGCTCGTCACTTGGAGGTGCAATTGCTGGCCGATAATTATGGTAACGCGATATCATTGTTCGGACGCGACTGCTCCATTCAAAGAAGACATCAAAAGATCATTGAAGAGGCACCGGCTGTAATCGCCAAACCAGAAGTTTTCGAAGAGATGGAAAAA GCTGCTGTGAGATTAGCGAAAATGGTGGGATACGTTAGCGCAGGTACCGTCGAGTATCTGTACGACACATCCGGCCGATATTATTTCCTGGAATTGAATCCTCGCCTCCAAGTGGAACATCCTTGTACCGAGATGGTATCGGATGTAAATCTACCGGCGGCCCAATTGCAGATAGCGATGGGCTTACCATTGAATCACATCAAGGATATTCGTCTTTTGTACGGTGAAAGTCCCTGGGGTAATAGCCCGATCGATTTCGATCAACCGCGTCACAAGCCGCAGCCGTGGGGTCACGTTATCGCGGCTAGAATCACTAGCGAAAATCCGGACGAGG GCTTCAAGCCAAGTTCCGGTACGGTGCAGGAGTTGAATTTTCGATCGTCCAAGAACGTGTGGGGTTATTTCTCGGTTGGGGCGTCAGGTGGGCTTCACGAGTTCGCAGATTCGCAGTTTGGCCATTGCTTCTCATGGGGTGAAGATCGCAATCAAGCTAGAGAGAATTTAGTCGTAGCTCTGAAAGAATTGAGCATCAGAGGCGATTTCAGAACAACGGTCGAATATTTGATCACGTTGTTGGAAACCGAGTCCTTTCTACAGAATAATATAGATACCGCCTGGCTCGATTTGCTGATCGCGGAACGCGTTCAAAGCGACAAACCGGACGTCTTACTTGCCGTTACGTGTGGAGCGCTTCATATAGCCGACAGAACGATCACAGCTGCTTTTGCTGGTTTCCAAACAGCCTTGGAGAAAGGCCAGATACAAGCCAGCAATGATTTAGATCATGTCGTTGAT ATTGAGCTTATCAATGATGGATACAAGTATAAAGTACAAGCTGCCAAATCTGGCCCCAACAGCTACTTTCTCGTGATGAATGGTTCTTACAAAGAAGTCGAGATCCATCGCATGTCGGACGGAGGACTGCTGCTCTCGGTGGACGGTGCCAGTTTTACAACTTACATGCGGGAAGAGGTAGATCGTTACAGAATCATCATTGGAAACCAAACGTGTATTTTCGAGAAGGACAATGATCCGTCTCTATTAAGATCACCGTCGGCCGgcaaattaatcaatttcttGGTCGAAGATGGTGGCCATGTTGATGCGGGTCAGGCATATGCCGAAATCGAAGTGATGAAAATGATCATGACCGTGACCGCCAGTGAAGTGGGTAGCGTCTTCTATGTAAAGAGACCGGGTGCTGTATTGGAAGCCGGCACGTTGATCGCGCATCTCGAGCTTGACAATCCATCTTTGGTGACAAAAGCGCAAGAATACTCGGGACAATTCCTCGCAGCAACCACACCCGCTGTACCGGAGAAACTCAATCATCTTCACTCCAAGTATCGAGACGCCCTGGAAAATACTCTGGCTGGCTACTGTTTGCCGGATCCGTATCATCTGCCGCGTTTGCGCGAGTTCATCGAGAAATTCATGTGCTCGCTACGCGATCCTAATCTGCCGCTGCTGGAATTGCAGGAGGTGATCGCGACTATATCGGGCAGGATCCCCATTTCGGTGGAGAAAAAAATTCGCAAGTTAATGTCTTTGTACGAGCGAAACATCACGTCGATCCTCGCTCAGTTCCCTAGTCAACAGATCGCCGCGGTGATCGACGGACACGCGGCGACACTGTCAAAGCGAGCCGAGCGGGATGTGTTCTTCCTAACTACTCAAGCCATCGTGCAATTGGTGCAGAGATACCGAAATGGCATACGCGGTCGAATGAAAACTGCCGTACACGAACTTCTTCGACAGTATTACACGGTCGAAAGTCAATTCCAACAGGGGCACTACGACAAATGCGTATCCGCGCTGATAGAAAAATACAAGGACGATGTGACCACCATAACCGGTATGATCTTTAGTCATAATCAAGTGATGAAGAAGAATATTCTGGTCACTATGCTGATCGATCATCTCTGGACCAACGAGCCCGGTCTTACCGACGAGCTCTCGAGCACACTGACCGAACTGACCAGTCTGAATCGCACGGAACATAGTCGCGTCGCGTTGAGAGCCAGGCAGGTGTTAATCGCCGCCCATCAACCCGCCTATGAGCTCAGACATAATCAAATGGAATCGATATTTCTCTCAGCGGTGGATATGTACGGGCATGATTTCCATCCGGAAAATCTGCAGAAACTCATTCTCTCGGAAACATCCATTTTCGATATACTTCACGATTTCTTCTATCATATGAACCGCGCGGTGTGCAATGCGGCCTTGGAGGTTTACGTGCGACGTGCTTATATCAGCTACGAGCTCACATGTTTGCAACATCTAGAGCTGTCTGGTGAGATTCCATTAGTGTACTTTCAATTTGTTTTGCCCAGCAACCACCCTAATCGTCAGAATCAGTCCCTGGTGGATCACAGAGCTGGCGCAATGGCAGCCTTTCAGGATCTCGAGCAATTCAGCCAATACACCGATGAGATCCTAGATTTGCTGGACGATCTATCGAGTCCTGTGCCGGTAGTGTCAGCGAAGCTGCTGGAGGCGGTGGAAGCTGTTGGTAGTGAGTCGCGACACAGCACATCGATCAACGTGTCTGTGAGCGCGGCAGAGGcaccggcggcggcgacgacaaCAGCGGTGACCAATGACGAGTCTGCCGAACCGGTTCACATACTTAGCATTTCAGTTAAAGAGAACGGTACCGAGGACGACGCCACCATGGCAAGGTTGTTTGGAGATTGGTGCGCGAAAAACAAGGACGAGCTGGTGTCTCGCGGTATCCGAAGAGTGACATTCGCCGCGCTCAAACGGAGGCAGTTCCCCAAATTCTTCAGCTTCCGCCAGCGAGACAATTTCGTCGAGGACAGAATCTATCGGCATCTCGAGCCCGGTTGCGCCTTCCAGTTGGAACTGAATCGTATGAGGACCTACGATCTCGAGGCCCTGCCAACATCCAATCAGAAGATGCATCTGTATCTCGGGCAAGCAAAAGTCGCGAAGGGCCAGCAAGTTACGGACTATCGCTTTTTCATTCGCTCGATCATACGGCATTCCGATCTCATCACGAAGGAAGCCAGCTTCGATTATCTCCACAACGAGGGCGAACGCGTTCTGCTCGAAGCCATGGACGAGTTGGAAGTCGCGTTCTCGCATCCGCTAGCGAAGCGCACCGAATGCAATCACATTTTCTTAAACTTCGTGCCTACGGTCATCATGGACCCCAACAGAATAGAAGAGAGCGTAACCAGCATGGTGCTACGTTACGGGCCAAGATTGTGGAAGTTACACGTTCGACAGGCAGAAATCAAGATGACTATCCGGCCAGCTCCGGGAAAACCGACCTCAAACGTGCGTCTTTGCATCGCTAACGACAGCGGCTACAGCATTGATTTGCATCTCTACACGGAAGCTACCGATCCCAAAACGGGTATCATCCGTTTCGAATCTTACCCGCCTACGACAGCGAACGCGACCAATTGGAGGCCTGGTCCCATGCACGGCCTTCCGATCTCCACGCCATATCTGACCAAAGACTATCTTCAAGCAAAGAGATTTCAGGCGCAGAGCGCAGGCACAACTTACGTCTACGACCTACCGGACATGTTCCGGCAGCAGCTTGAAAAATTATGGCACAAatataaagaagaaagatcAGTGAACGACAATCAAACTCCGATCACGATTCCTAGTCCGGTGATGGATGTTGTAGAGCTGGTGTTAGAGGGAGAACAGCTGGTCGAACAAAAGCGATTGCCAGGCGAGAACGACATCGGCATGATCGCGTGGCGATTGACCTTGTACACCCCGGAATATCCAGACGGTAGGGACATCATACTCATCGCTAACGATTTAACGTTCATGATAGGCTCATTTGGGGTGCGCGAGGATCTGGTATTCTACAGAGCCTCCGAGAAAGCGAGGCAGCTCGGGTGTCCACGAATATACTTCGCCGCAAATTCTGGAGCTCGTATTGGTCTGGCCGAAGAGGTAAAGGCTCTCTTTAGAATCGCATGGGAGGACGAGAACGAGCCGGAGAAAggttttaaatacatatatctcACTCCGGATGATTACGCGCGCCTGGCACCTTTCAACTCGGTGAAAGCCTCGTTGATCGAGGATCCCGCAGGAGAATCTCGTTACAAGATTACCGACATCATCGGCAAGGATGGTAACGATGTGGGTGTAGAGAATTTGAAATACGCCGGTCTAATCGCGGGGGAAACATCGAGAGCCTACGACCAGATAATTACCATCTCTATAGTATCGTGCCGAGCGATCGGTATCGGTGCTTACTTGTTGCGTCTTGGCCAAAGAGTAATTCAAATTGAAAACTCGCACATCATTCTCACCGGATACAAAGCATTGAATGCTGTGTTGGGACGTGAGGTATATGCCAGTAACAATCAATTGGGAGGCACGCAAATTATGCACAATAACGGAGTGTCCCACGCGACTGATGCTCGAGACCTGGATGGAGTAGCAACTGTCCTAAAGTGGATCAGTTACTTCCCTAAACACAAAGGCGCGCCGTTGCCAATAATATCGCCCGTCCAGGACCCGATCGATCGAGAAATCACTTATATGCCTACGAAAACGGCTTATGATCCGAGATGGATGATAGAAGGCAGGCATTGCAGTGAGTCGAGCACTTGGGAAAGCGGCTTCTTCGACCGCGGCTCGTGGCAC GAAATTATGAGACCGTGGGCACAAACGGTGGTCACGGGACGAGCTAGGCTCGGCGGTATACCTTGTGGTATTATTGCTGTTGAGACGAGAACAGTCGAACTGCATTTACCAGCCGATCCAGCCAATCTAGATTCAGAAGCCAAAACTGTATCCCAAGCGGGACAAGTATGGTTCCCAGATAGCGCGTATAAAACTGCACAGGCTATCCAGGATTTCGGAAAGGAAGAATTGCCGCTGTTCATCTTCGCTAATTGGAGAGGCTTCTCTGGTGGTATGAAAG ATATGTATGAgcaaattatgaaatttggCGCGTACATTGTGGATGGATTACGACAATATTGCAAGCCAGTGTTCGTTTATATTCCGCCAAATGCAGAACTTAGAGGTGGCGCTTGGGCGGTGGTGGATCCCATGATAAACCCTCGTTTTATGGAAATGTTTGCTGACAATACTAGTAAGGGCGGCGTCTTGGAACCTGAGGCTCTTGTGGAAGTCAAATTTCGTCAGAAGGACATTGTGAAGACCATACACAGAATCGATCCAGTTGTacacaaaataaaa GAAAAATTGGCGACGGTGAACACAGCGGAGGAACGAACCGAGCTCGAAGCACAGATCAGTAAACGTGAGGAACTTTTGGAACCGATGTATCGTCAAGCTGCCGTTCACTTCGCTGATCTTCATGATACGCCTGAGAGAATGTTTGAGAGAAACACAATTCAGGAGATAATACCGTGGAAAAAGGCACGACGACTATTTTACTGGCGGTTACGGCGCAGACTTTTGGAAGAGGAAATTAAGAACGATATCTTAGCGACGCAGCCTAGTCTCGACGTCAGGCAGGTAGGAGCGATGCTACGACGCTGGTTTATCGAGGACAAGGGCGCGACGGAATCATACTTATGGGATCAAGATGAAGCTGCGGCTTGTTGGCTGGAGGCACAACGTAAAACTGACAACAGTGTTGTATCGCGTAATATAATGTGCGTGAAAAGGGATGCGGTAATAACGCGTATCAAGGAGGCTCTGGAGACCTGTCCGGAAATAAAATTGGATGCGGTATTGGAGATCGCACACAGATTACAGCCGGCCGAACGGGCGGAGTTGCAAAGAACGTTAACGCAGTTAGAAACGAGGCAGGAGCATCACAATGACTCAACAGTTTCGCCCTGA